tattttctctGATTTTCATCGACAGAACCCTTGGGTCCTATCACATATATAGTCGTGTACCTCAAGGCCCCCACCACATCAAAATCTAATCAGGTTGCTACATTAAatataaactttttatttttttttatttttttatgggatACAAAGGGAAGGGGGGGAGTGGGGGACATCAAATAGAAACTTGAAAGGTGGATATTATCCCTAAAAAACAATTGAAGGCAGGGTCGTTAAGCTATACCTATATCACTATTATTCGCTAGCTCTCAAAATTTGTATCATCAGATTCTATGTGCCACTGTGTTTGTTGGGTGTAAGAATTTGAAAAGGTAAGATTTGATTGGATGATGcatgcccaaaaacaaaaacagatttGATTGGATGAAGTTGAAGGTTGCTACTTGCTACTCCAGGTGATAAGAAATGGACTTCAAGAAGTGACACCTACTGGGTCCCTCTGGTCGATCACGAACCAGCATTTTGGACCCCATGCACACTAGTTGAACCCATCAAACTTTTTGGCCTTGCCCAAAGGTTGAGGCCACCACTAGCAAATCCAGAAAGTAGTAGagattctttctttctttctctattcGGCTGAGCCGTTTAATTACGCATGCCATGACATAATTTGAACCCAATACACAAATATAAATTGTTAGGTTTAGAGTTACTGATGTTTTGATGAGACTTTATCAAACTATGAATTAATTAGACTTAAGAGAACATTCTACTGTTCTTATCGTCTAAGTTTTTTCTCTTCAGCTCTCGGCGGCGGAGTGTTACTGGAGAgaatattaagaaaataatgacAGAACCCCACCGAGGCAAAAGCCATGAGCTATAGTGAAATGATCTAATCGAGGGTCCAAAATGGCGTGGTAGAGGGTGGCAAATGGGTCTGAAGAGAGATTAATTGGTGGCATTTGCGCAACAAAAGCATGACATCTGAAGCGTAAAGCTTGTTCCCACCCCACACTTATCCGTCCATTATATCTTTTCCTTGTCTTGTGTGGGATGTGGCCCCCACAACATCTCTCAACCAACGCGTCAAACCCTCCCACAACTTCCCACTTACACGTGTCGACTTTTCAACGGTCCAAATTCAGTTGTCGTCATCATCAGGTACCCATCACCTCCATATCACTCACACTCATTTCCCAACCACCGCACGTCTTTTTCCACCCCTAGAATAAATTCAGCCAAACAACCATTTTAGTCCAGTGCGTACAGACTAATCTACCCCTAGACCACCATTACGTGGCGCATAACCATTGGCTTCCTTTTAACCTGCATGTGTACTTAATCCGTCCCTAACACACAACTTAATAGCTCTTATTTCTCCATGCCCATCTCACATGGAATTTCTCTGAAacctctctctctgtgtctctgtctctctctcttcatctctctGTTAAACCCTTGGAGCTCAGTACAACACTACTGCTAGGGTTTGTATAAGCCATATATGGAGAGCACTGACTTACCCACCGGCTTGAACCGGCCGAACCTCCCACCGGGGTTCCGGTTCCACCCGACAGACGAGGAGCTGGTGATTCACTACCTCAAGAAAAAGGCAACCTCGGCTCCTCTTCCTGTCGCAATAATCGCTGATGTTGATCTTTACAAATTTGATCCATGGGAACTCCCAGGTacaacatattttatttcagacatattaaagaacaaaaaagaaaaaaaaaattgtataattttttttttagttttcatggGTTTATATGGTTTCGCAGCCAAGGCTACGTTTGGCGAGCAAGAGTGGTACTTTTTCAGTCCAAGGGACCGGAAGTACCCGAACGGAGCTAGACCAAACAGGGCGGCAACTTCAGGGTATTGGAAGGCTACTGGAACCGATAAGCCGGTACTGAGCTCCGGCAGTAATCAAAAGGTCGGTGTAAAAAAGGCGCTGGTGTTTTATGGAGGGAAGCCCCCAAAGGGAATCAAGACCAATTGGATCATGCACGAGTACCGGCTGCTGTCGGATAACAGGGCTAGCAATATGCCTCCCGGGTGTGACTTCGGCAACAAGAAAAACTCTTTGAGggtaatttaatttaattaatttccagTTTCTTATGAAAATTAACCCAATGATTAATTTGATTGTTTGTATGTATTTAGCTGGATGATTGGGTGCTATGCCGAATCTACAAAAAGAACAACGCTCATAGGCTGATAAACAACGAAAGGGAGGACTCCATGGATGACGTGGCCGGATCTATGCCACCTTCATTCGCCGTGGGGCAGCAAAATGTGATGAAACTGCAACTTCCAAAGGCGGTAGCCACCAGCTACGCGGGCGCATTGCTCGAAAATTACCAGAATTTGTATGAAGGGATAGTCAGCAACAGCGATGGTATCAACTCTCCGGCCTTGGCTGCAGCCTCGAACAACCTCCCGCTAAAGCGGACGCTGCCGTCGTTGTACTGGAATGATGATGTAGCCACAGCTGCCGCTGGCGGACATTCGTCGAGGGAGAGATTATTGCAGTTGGATGATAGTAATGAAAGTATAGCAAGGAAGGATGGGAATGCTTCTACTTCCATTGCTACTCTGCTTAGTCAGTTCCCGCAGACACCTTCATTGCACCAACAGTTAATACTGGGGTCTACCGGAGACGGCATTTTCCGGGCACCTTGTCACCTTCCCGGGTTGAACTGGTATTCTTAATATTTAAGGCACATGTTATGAAAAATGGCCTCGAATTCTTCTTCAGGGTGTAAAACTTGCTGCCGATTTCAGGTGAGGCGATTGACGATGGAAACCGATTAGTTCTAGCcatgcataaatatatatataatttggttgtttttatatttagagGTGCAAAGAAAAAGAGTAGATGCTAGCTTTTGATCgatgtagaaaaataaaacagatgAATTAGTATATTTTCCTCTGTAACACAAACGCTAGAGATCTCTTATATTGTAGAACTTTACCAAGAGATAATTAATGGTTATGGATTTTCTATGTATTAATTatttctgtttatatatataattgatcatTCACAAGGATTGTTGCATGTGGCCAAGGTTTTGCTTTATTCTTGTAGCTGAAAATAGTACGCGAGTGCCTGGTTTTTGGCTTGATCTTTTCCTGTTAGTGCTCATAAACCCTACAAGGTAAGAGATCTTTCTTCTTTCGATTATAATTATTATCCTTCTTTCCAGCCAGGTCTGTGGGGAATTTCATCATATGGAGAACATGCAATCTAACAAGAACTTTTGTGTGCCCCCTTGATTTCCTTTatgaaaattggaaaaagttgATCGTTATTTTTCTGACAGGTCTACGTTATATATATTCTGATGATAGAGCTTGAAggcataattatatttaataatttttttctttaaatttcaagaataatcacttcagaaaaaagaataatttaattagttaacaTTCGAATAATTGATGAGAAATACTGAAGTATAtcattaacatatataattagcATTGAACTCTCAATGATTTGGTAGAAAGAAAATAGCTAGCTAGCACATGTACGTTCAATAATATAAAGGATGAACAATCTGGAGCTGTAGCTACTGATGGCATGCTTTATCTAATATATATGCATACAATGATACAAACGTAcataatatatgatattattatattagtatataaattaaatattatcatAATCATTAAGGATATAATTGGGGGCAAAAGAAAGCCACGCGATTGGCTTGAGTTCTAATATTGTATAAAAAGATATATTATACGCGGTAAATATCTGTATAATTAATTGCTTTCAGGAAAAATACATTATACATACATGTCACTTTTTCGTTTTGGGATTAAGCTATGTAGTATGTCATTACTTTTGGCCTTAAGAGATAATTAATCCTTATATTCTTCTTTTGGCCTATCTCTTAATCCTTCTTCCCGGGCTATGTGTGTACTTGAGCATTCATGCATGTATAAAACCAAAGGGAAGAAGGCATTGAAATACAAAAATGCAAATTTATCTGCTGAACGTACAGTTAATTTGATCCCttttaagctaataaaattgGCAAATGGGTTTTTTTGGCATGTTAAAATtaccacttattttaaaagattaagTTAATTAGAAGTTATGTGTGTACTTGAACTATCTTTCGATCAGAGCGAGGTTTGAACGTTTTACACTTataattagagagagaaaggaaggaTGATCTCTCATGAGTATAATGaatcaaaaagattttcaagagaaaatgaagttcaaaagaacaaacatgAAACAATATGTGGCTTAGGCCTTACGCTTGAAATTAAGGCAATTAAAGATCAGAAACCTGAAATAATTCTTTTCAAAGCAACAACCAATGGCCAAAGAGCTTGTATATATGGTGTACATGAACTGTCTCTTTTGAAAGATACCCAAGTATAATGAAGTATTAATCAATCGATTCAATCCCTTCTCAGAATCTCTTTTTTGTCGTCAGTTTGTGTGCTATGTTATAGGAGAAAGCACGCGATCGATCATGGGCTACGAAGTCgtaaaaaagttgattttactttttaactttttccacACATTAATTAACCgcgataataataataataatagtttcaTCGACCCAAGATATTTGAGTGTAGGTGTCATTTTCCTTCATCGGACTGATAAGACGTGGCCAAGTCTATTGCATGATCTTGGGGGGTCAGAGAAATTGATAGCAAGAGGCTACCTCACAAATAGCTTTCTTTTCTTGCTGACTTTTTATGGGACCATTCTCATCTATCATCTAAAGGAATCATTATCTTAAAACCTCACGAATTAAATGGCCTTTAATCACAATTCCTTTCCTAGGAAAAAGTACAAACAACTttatcaattttctcaaatcaCAAGTGCTTCATTTTGGAATAGATATTGAAGCCATCAAATGCGCTATTATCTCAATCTACTTTTAGAATTATGCTTTTACACATGCTTTCAAAGCTCTACAAATC
This genomic interval from Corylus avellana chromosome ca3, CavTom2PMs-1.0 contains the following:
- the LOC132176636 gene encoding NAC transcription factor 56-like; this encodes MESTDLPTGLNRPNLPPGFRFHPTDEELVIHYLKKKATSAPLPVAIIADVDLYKFDPWELPAKATFGEQEWYFFSPRDRKYPNGARPNRAATSGYWKATGTDKPVLSSGSNQKVGVKKALVFYGGKPPKGIKTNWIMHEYRLLSDNRASNMPPGCDFGNKKNSLRLDDWVLCRIYKKNNAHRLINNEREDSMDDVAGSMPPSFAVGQQNVMKLQLPKAVATSYAGALLENYQNLYEGIVSNSDGINSPALAAASNNLPLKRTLPSLYWNDDVATAAAGGHSSRERLLQLDDSNESIARKDGNASTSIATLLSQFPQTPSLHQQLILGSTGDGIFRAPCHLPGLNWYS